In a genomic window of Pangasianodon hypophthalmus isolate fPanHyp1 chromosome 1, fPanHyp1.pri, whole genome shotgun sequence:
- the tcea3 gene encoding transcription elongation factor A protein 3 isoform X9: MTREEDLIRIAKKLDKMVSRNNTEGALDLLRELQKFNMTLKLLQDTRIGMSVNGIRKHCRDEDVVSLAKILIKNWKRLLDSSHSQKAERPNEMKNGSGASTQSPGGPSPDTESRREAPDPQSPPHLLHLHHSLPAHIRKQQPEVKKDRRVAPETLTSQHSHSHHSSSHKRPEVPKERKKTPDQNAPLPPLPLHLHPPAPKQCVLEMKKLRKETVNPDAPLPPLPLHLHPSTLTKRPSVDMQKDKEKESKDKERFVSPHDKCRKEMPAPKRSAQQMISEHKKHSRDLGESKQAKRLSTDMKKDRRDSSDFSQQPPKKPVNDAKKERKDSTDSKSGQRQQSSDSKPQRRDSGNSKSVSSPLPKKLLEERRESHGPKLTLPGAIQRKVSTDSNDGRKSKPETPKTPSTPTTPLSPSFSPAGGPLSPHLLTGDSIRDKCIEMLSAALRTDDDYKYYGANCDAMAAEIEDHVYQEIKATDMKYKNRVRSRISNLKDPKNPNLRKNVLGGAIELSRIATMTAEEMASDELKQLRNILTQEAIREHQMAKTGGTVTDLLQCGKCKKKNCTYNQVQTRSADEPMTTFVLCNECGNRWKFC, encoded by the exons ATGACACGAGAGGAGGACCTGATACGGATTGCGAAAAAGCTAGACAAAATGGTGTCTAGGAATAACACG gaagGTGCTCTTGACCTGTTGAGAGAATTGCAAAAATTCAATATGACCCTTAAGTTGCTTCAG GACACAAGAATTGGTATGTCTGTCAACGGAATAAGAAAGCACTGCAGAGATGAGGATGTCGTCTCCCTTGCGAAGATTCTTATCAAAAACTGGAAGAGGCTATTAG ATTCTAGCCATTCCCAGAAGGCTGAAAgaccaaatgaaatgaaaaatgggaGCGGGGCCAGTACACAATCACCTGGTGGACCTTCTCCAGACACAGAGTCGAG GAGAGAGGCTCCCGATCCCCAGAGTCCTcctcatcttcttcatcttcaccaTTCTCTTCCTGCTCATATTCGTAAACAGCAGCCTGAAGTGAAGAAAGACAG GAGAGTGGCACCAGAAACTCTGACCTCTCAGCATTCTCATTCTCATCATTCCTCTTCTCATAAAAGGCCAGAGGTTCCTAAAGAGAG AAAAAAGACTCCAGATCAAAATGCCCCACTTCCTCCTTTGCCTCTTCATCTGCATCCTCCTGCTCCGAAACAATGTGTTTTAGAGATGAAGAaactgag gAAAGAGACTGTGAATCCTGatgctcctcttcctcctcttcctctccaccTTCATCCCTCTACTCTTACAAAGCGTCCTTCCGTAGACAtgcagaaagacaaagaaaaagaaagcaaagacaAAGAAAG GTTTGTTTCTCCCCATGATAAATGTAGAAAAGAAATGCCAGCACCAAAACGAAGTGCACAGCAGATGATATCTGAACATAAGAAACACAG CAGAGATCTGGGGGAGAGTAAACAAGCCAAAAGACTGTCTACAGACATGAAGAAAGACAG AAGGGATTCCTCGGATTTCAGTCAGCAGCCTCCGAAAAAGCCAGTTAACGACgcaaagaaagaaag gaaagaCTCCACTGACTCTAAGTCTGGCCAACGACAGCAGTCAAGTGACTCCAAACCTCAGAG AAGGGACTCGGGTAACTCAAAGTCTGTAAGCTCACCCCTGCCTAAGAAGCTCTTGGAGGAAAG GAGAGAATCTCATGGCCCTAAGTTGACTCTCCCTGGAGCTATACAGAGAAAGGTGTCCACGGACAGTAATGATGGAAG AAAAAGTAAACCTGAGACCCCGAAGACACCCAGCACCCCGACTACCCCTCTGTCCCCTTCCTTTAGCCCTGCTGGCGGTCCTCTCTCCCCTCACCTGCTCACTGGGGACTCCATCAGGGACAAGTGCATTGAAATGCTGTCAGCTGCACTACGCACAGATG ATGACTACAAATATTATGGAGCAAACTGTGATGCCATGGCAGCTGAAATTGAGGATCAT GTCTACCAGGAGATTAAAGCCAcagatatgaaatataaaaacagagtACGTAGCCGCATCAGCAACCTTAAAGATCCAAAGAATCCAAATTTACGCAAGAATGTCCTGGGAGGAGCCATCGAGCTGAGTCGCATAGCCACCATGACTgcggag GAAATGGCCAGTGATGAGCTGAAGCAGCTGAGGAACATTCTGACTCAGGAAGCCATCCGCGAGCACCAGATGGCCAAGACCGGTGGCACAGTTACTGACCTGCTGCAGTGTGGCAAATGCAAGAAAAAGAACTGCACATACAACCAG GTGCAAACTCGGAGTGCTGATGAGCCGATGACCACATTTGTGCTGTGCAATGAGTGCGGAAACCGCTGGAAG ttttgctgA
- the tcea3 gene encoding transcription elongation factor A protein 3 isoform X2: protein MTREEDLIRIAKKLDKMVSRNNTEGALDLLRELQKFNMTLKLLQDTRIGMSVNGIRKHCRDEDVVSLAKILIKNWKRLLDSSHSQKAERPNEMKNGSGASTQSPGGPSPDTESSPKSSLNAPKKPVDKHRKEKTEVLFKKERQESDHKKEKHISNHTKERERMSVMDSSVSSSAAPLHPPKCSSVEVKKDRREAPDPQSPPHLLHLHHSLPAHIRKQQPEVKKDRRVAPETLTSQHSHSHHSSSHKRPEVPKERKKTPDQNAPLPPLPLHLHPPAPKQCVLEMKKLRKETVNPDAPLPPLPLHLHPSTLTKRPSVDMQKDKEKESKDKERFVSPHDKCRKEMPAPKRSAQQMISEHKKHSRDLGESKQAKRLSTDMKKDRRDSSDFSQQPPKKPVNDAKKERKDSTDSKSGQRQQSSDSKPQRRDSGNSKSVSSPLPKKLLEERRESHGPKLTLPGAIQRKVSTDSNDGRKSKPETPKTPSTPTTPLSPSFSPAGGPLSPHLLTGDSIRDKCIEMLSAALRTDDDYKYYGANCDAMAAEIEDHIYQEIKATDMKYKNRVRSRISNLKDPKNPNLRKNVLGGAIELSRIATMTAEEMASDELKQLRNILTQEAIREHQMAKTGGTVTDLLQCGKCKKKNCTYNQVQTRSADEPMTTFVLCNECGNRWKFC from the exons ATGACACGAGAGGAGGACCTGATACGGATTGCGAAAAAGCTAGACAAAATGGTGTCTAGGAATAACACG gaagGTGCTCTTGACCTGTTGAGAGAATTGCAAAAATTCAATATGACCCTTAAGTTGCTTCAG GACACAAGAATTGGTATGTCTGTCAACGGAATAAGAAAGCACTGCAGAGATGAGGATGTCGTCTCCCTTGCGAAGATTCTTATCAAAAACTGGAAGAGGCTATTAG ATTCTAGCCATTCCCAGAAGGCTGAAAgaccaaatgaaatgaaaaatgggaGCGGGGCCAGTACACAATCACCTGGTGGACCTTCTCCAGACACAGAGTCGAG CCCAAAATCCAGTTTAAACGCTCCCAAGAAACCTGTTGATAAgcacagaaaagagaaaactgaGGTGttgtttaagaaagaaagacaagaaagtGACCACAAAAAGGAAAAGCACATCAGTAATCACACAAAGGAGAGGGAGAG GATGAGTGTTATGGATTCGAGTGTATCCTCCTCTGCTGCGCCTCTCCATCCTCCCAAGTGTTCATCAGTGGAAGTGAAGAAAGACAG GAGAGAGGCTCCCGATCCCCAGAGTCCTcctcatcttcttcatcttcaccaTTCTCTTCCTGCTCATATTCGTAAACAGCAGCCTGAAGTGAAGAAAGACAG GAGAGTGGCACCAGAAACTCTGACCTCTCAGCATTCTCATTCTCATCATTCCTCTTCTCATAAAAGGCCAGAGGTTCCTAAAGAGAG AAAAAAGACTCCAGATCAAAATGCCCCACTTCCTCCTTTGCCTCTTCATCTGCATCCTCCTGCTCCGAAACAATGTGTTTTAGAGATGAAGAaactgag gAAAGAGACTGTGAATCCTGatgctcctcttcctcctcttcctctccaccTTCATCCCTCTACTCTTACAAAGCGTCCTTCCGTAGACAtgcagaaagacaaagaaaaagaaagcaaagacaAAGAAAG GTTTGTTTCTCCCCATGATAAATGTAGAAAAGAAATGCCAGCACCAAAACGAAGTGCACAGCAGATGATATCTGAACATAAGAAACACAG CAGAGATCTGGGGGAGAGTAAACAAGCCAAAAGACTGTCTACAGACATGAAGAAAGACAG AAGGGATTCCTCGGATTTCAGTCAGCAGCCTCCGAAAAAGCCAGTTAACGACgcaaagaaagaaag gaaagaCTCCACTGACTCTAAGTCTGGCCAACGACAGCAGTCAAGTGACTCCAAACCTCAGAG AAGGGACTCGGGTAACTCAAAGTCTGTAAGCTCACCCCTGCCTAAGAAGCTCTTGGAGGAAAG GAGAGAATCTCATGGCCCTAAGTTGACTCTCCCTGGAGCTATACAGAGAAAGGTGTCCACGGACAGTAATGATGGAAG AAAAAGTAAACCTGAGACCCCGAAGACACCCAGCACCCCGACTACCCCTCTGTCCCCTTCCTTTAGCCCTGCTGGCGGTCCTCTCTCCCCTCACCTGCTCACTGGGGACTCCATCAGGGACAAGTGCATTGAAATGCTGTCAGCTGCACTACGCACAGATG ATGACTACAAATATTATGGAGCAAACTGTGATGCCATGGCAGCTGAAATTGAGGATCATATc TACCAGGAGATTAAAGCCAcagatatgaaatataaaaacagagtACGTAGCCGCATCAGCAACCTTAAAGATCCAAAGAATCCAAATTTACGCAAGAATGTCCTGGGAGGAGCCATCGAGCTGAGTCGCATAGCCACCATGACTgcggag GAAATGGCCAGTGATGAGCTGAAGCAGCTGAGGAACATTCTGACTCAGGAAGCCATCCGCGAGCACCAGATGGCCAAGACCGGTGGCACAGTTACTGACCTGCTGCAGTGTGGCAAATGCAAGAAAAAGAACTGCACATACAACCAG GTGCAAACTCGGAGTGCTGATGAGCCGATGACCACATTTGTGCTGTGCAATGAGTGCGGAAACCGCTGGAAG ttttgctgA
- the tcea3 gene encoding transcription elongation factor A protein 3 isoform X1: MTREEDLIRIAKKLDKMVSRNNTEGALDLLRELQKFNMTLKLLQDTRIGMSVNGIRKHCRDEDVVSLAKILIKNWKRLLDSSHSQKAERPNEMKNGSGASTQSPGGPSPDTESSPKSSLNAPKKPVDKHRKEKTEVLFKKERQESDHKKEKHISNHTKERERMSVMDSSVSSSAAPLHPPKCSSVEVKKDRREAPDPQSPPHLLHLHHSLPAHIRKQQPEVKKDRRVAPETLTSQHSHSHHSSSHKRPEVPKERKKTPDQNAPLPPLPLHLHPPAPKQCVLEMKKLRKETVNPDAPLPPLPLHLHPSTLTKRPSVDMQKDKEKESKDKERFVSPHDKCRKEMPAPKRSAQQMISEHKKHSRDLGESKQAKRLSTDMKKDRRDSSDFSQQPPKKPVNDAKKERKDSTDSKSGQRQQSSDSKPQRRDSGNSKSVSSPLPKKLLEERRESHGPKLTLPGAIQRKVSTDSNDGRKSKPETPKTPSTPTTPLSPSFSPAGGPLSPHLLTGDSIRDKCIEMLSAALRTDDDYKYYGANCDAMAAEIEDHVYQEIKATDMKYKNRVRSRISNLKDPKNPNLRKNVLGGAIELSRIATMTAEEMASDELKQLRNILTQEAIREHQMAKTGGTVTDLLQCGKCKKKNCTYNQVQTRSADEPMTTFVLCNECGNRWKFC, encoded by the exons ATGACACGAGAGGAGGACCTGATACGGATTGCGAAAAAGCTAGACAAAATGGTGTCTAGGAATAACACG gaagGTGCTCTTGACCTGTTGAGAGAATTGCAAAAATTCAATATGACCCTTAAGTTGCTTCAG GACACAAGAATTGGTATGTCTGTCAACGGAATAAGAAAGCACTGCAGAGATGAGGATGTCGTCTCCCTTGCGAAGATTCTTATCAAAAACTGGAAGAGGCTATTAG ATTCTAGCCATTCCCAGAAGGCTGAAAgaccaaatgaaatgaaaaatgggaGCGGGGCCAGTACACAATCACCTGGTGGACCTTCTCCAGACACAGAGTCGAG CCCAAAATCCAGTTTAAACGCTCCCAAGAAACCTGTTGATAAgcacagaaaagagaaaactgaGGTGttgtttaagaaagaaagacaagaaagtGACCACAAAAAGGAAAAGCACATCAGTAATCACACAAAGGAGAGGGAGAG GATGAGTGTTATGGATTCGAGTGTATCCTCCTCTGCTGCGCCTCTCCATCCTCCCAAGTGTTCATCAGTGGAAGTGAAGAAAGACAG GAGAGAGGCTCCCGATCCCCAGAGTCCTcctcatcttcttcatcttcaccaTTCTCTTCCTGCTCATATTCGTAAACAGCAGCCTGAAGTGAAGAAAGACAG GAGAGTGGCACCAGAAACTCTGACCTCTCAGCATTCTCATTCTCATCATTCCTCTTCTCATAAAAGGCCAGAGGTTCCTAAAGAGAG AAAAAAGACTCCAGATCAAAATGCCCCACTTCCTCCTTTGCCTCTTCATCTGCATCCTCCTGCTCCGAAACAATGTGTTTTAGAGATGAAGAaactgag gAAAGAGACTGTGAATCCTGatgctcctcttcctcctcttcctctccaccTTCATCCCTCTACTCTTACAAAGCGTCCTTCCGTAGACAtgcagaaagacaaagaaaaagaaagcaaagacaAAGAAAG GTTTGTTTCTCCCCATGATAAATGTAGAAAAGAAATGCCAGCACCAAAACGAAGTGCACAGCAGATGATATCTGAACATAAGAAACACAG CAGAGATCTGGGGGAGAGTAAACAAGCCAAAAGACTGTCTACAGACATGAAGAAAGACAG AAGGGATTCCTCGGATTTCAGTCAGCAGCCTCCGAAAAAGCCAGTTAACGACgcaaagaaagaaag gaaagaCTCCACTGACTCTAAGTCTGGCCAACGACAGCAGTCAAGTGACTCCAAACCTCAGAG AAGGGACTCGGGTAACTCAAAGTCTGTAAGCTCACCCCTGCCTAAGAAGCTCTTGGAGGAAAG GAGAGAATCTCATGGCCCTAAGTTGACTCTCCCTGGAGCTATACAGAGAAAGGTGTCCACGGACAGTAATGATGGAAG AAAAAGTAAACCTGAGACCCCGAAGACACCCAGCACCCCGACTACCCCTCTGTCCCCTTCCTTTAGCCCTGCTGGCGGTCCTCTCTCCCCTCACCTGCTCACTGGGGACTCCATCAGGGACAAGTGCATTGAAATGCTGTCAGCTGCACTACGCACAGATG ATGACTACAAATATTATGGAGCAAACTGTGATGCCATGGCAGCTGAAATTGAGGATCAT GTCTACCAGGAGATTAAAGCCAcagatatgaaatataaaaacagagtACGTAGCCGCATCAGCAACCTTAAAGATCCAAAGAATCCAAATTTACGCAAGAATGTCCTGGGAGGAGCCATCGAGCTGAGTCGCATAGCCACCATGACTgcggag GAAATGGCCAGTGATGAGCTGAAGCAGCTGAGGAACATTCTGACTCAGGAAGCCATCCGCGAGCACCAGATGGCCAAGACCGGTGGCACAGTTACTGACCTGCTGCAGTGTGGCAAATGCAAGAAAAAGAACTGCACATACAACCAG GTGCAAACTCGGAGTGCTGATGAGCCGATGACCACATTTGTGCTGTGCAATGAGTGCGGAAACCGCTGGAAG ttttgctgA
- the tcea3 gene encoding transcription elongation factor A protein 3 isoform X3 — protein MTREEDLIRIAKKLDKMVSRNNTEGALDLLRELQKFNMTLKLLQDTRIGMSVNGIRKHCRDEDVVSLAKILIKNWKRLLDSSHSQKAERPNEMKNGSGASTQSPGGPSPDTESSPKSSLNAPKKPVDKHRKEKTEVLFKKERQESDHKKEKHISNHTKERERMSVMDSSVSSSAAPLHPPKCSSVEVKKDRREAPDPQSPPHLLHLHHSLPAHIRKQQPEVKKDRRVAPETLTSQHSHSHHSSSHKRPEVPKERKKTPDQNAPLPPLPLHLHPPAPKQCVLEMKKLRKETVNPDAPLPPLPLHLHPSTLTKRPSVDMQKDKEKESKDKERFVSPHDKCRKEMPAPKRSAQQMISEHKKHRDLGESKQAKRLSTDMKKDRRDSSDFSQQPPKKPVNDAKKERKDSTDSKSGQRQQSSDSKPQRRDSGNSKSVSSPLPKKLLEERRESHGPKLTLPGAIQRKVSTDSNDGRKSKPETPKTPSTPTTPLSPSFSPAGGPLSPHLLTGDSIRDKCIEMLSAALRTDDDYKYYGANCDAMAAEIEDHVYQEIKATDMKYKNRVRSRISNLKDPKNPNLRKNVLGGAIELSRIATMTAEEMASDELKQLRNILTQEAIREHQMAKTGGTVTDLLQCGKCKKKNCTYNQVQTRSADEPMTTFVLCNECGNRWKFC, from the exons ATGACACGAGAGGAGGACCTGATACGGATTGCGAAAAAGCTAGACAAAATGGTGTCTAGGAATAACACG gaagGTGCTCTTGACCTGTTGAGAGAATTGCAAAAATTCAATATGACCCTTAAGTTGCTTCAG GACACAAGAATTGGTATGTCTGTCAACGGAATAAGAAAGCACTGCAGAGATGAGGATGTCGTCTCCCTTGCGAAGATTCTTATCAAAAACTGGAAGAGGCTATTAG ATTCTAGCCATTCCCAGAAGGCTGAAAgaccaaatgaaatgaaaaatgggaGCGGGGCCAGTACACAATCACCTGGTGGACCTTCTCCAGACACAGAGTCGAG CCCAAAATCCAGTTTAAACGCTCCCAAGAAACCTGTTGATAAgcacagaaaagagaaaactgaGGTGttgtttaagaaagaaagacaagaaagtGACCACAAAAAGGAAAAGCACATCAGTAATCACACAAAGGAGAGGGAGAG GATGAGTGTTATGGATTCGAGTGTATCCTCCTCTGCTGCGCCTCTCCATCCTCCCAAGTGTTCATCAGTGGAAGTGAAGAAAGACAG GAGAGAGGCTCCCGATCCCCAGAGTCCTcctcatcttcttcatcttcaccaTTCTCTTCCTGCTCATATTCGTAAACAGCAGCCTGAAGTGAAGAAAGACAG GAGAGTGGCACCAGAAACTCTGACCTCTCAGCATTCTCATTCTCATCATTCCTCTTCTCATAAAAGGCCAGAGGTTCCTAAAGAGAG AAAAAAGACTCCAGATCAAAATGCCCCACTTCCTCCTTTGCCTCTTCATCTGCATCCTCCTGCTCCGAAACAATGTGTTTTAGAGATGAAGAaactgag gAAAGAGACTGTGAATCCTGatgctcctcttcctcctcttcctctccaccTTCATCCCTCTACTCTTACAAAGCGTCCTTCCGTAGACAtgcagaaagacaaagaaaaagaaagcaaagacaAAGAAAG GTTTGTTTCTCCCCATGATAAATGTAGAAAAGAAATGCCAGCACCAAAACGAAGTGCACAGCAGATGATATCTGAACATAAGAAACACAG AGATCTGGGGGAGAGTAAACAAGCCAAAAGACTGTCTACAGACATGAAGAAAGACAG AAGGGATTCCTCGGATTTCAGTCAGCAGCCTCCGAAAAAGCCAGTTAACGACgcaaagaaagaaag gaaagaCTCCACTGACTCTAAGTCTGGCCAACGACAGCAGTCAAGTGACTCCAAACCTCAGAG AAGGGACTCGGGTAACTCAAAGTCTGTAAGCTCACCCCTGCCTAAGAAGCTCTTGGAGGAAAG GAGAGAATCTCATGGCCCTAAGTTGACTCTCCCTGGAGCTATACAGAGAAAGGTGTCCACGGACAGTAATGATGGAAG AAAAAGTAAACCTGAGACCCCGAAGACACCCAGCACCCCGACTACCCCTCTGTCCCCTTCCTTTAGCCCTGCTGGCGGTCCTCTCTCCCCTCACCTGCTCACTGGGGACTCCATCAGGGACAAGTGCATTGAAATGCTGTCAGCTGCACTACGCACAGATG ATGACTACAAATATTATGGAGCAAACTGTGATGCCATGGCAGCTGAAATTGAGGATCAT GTCTACCAGGAGATTAAAGCCAcagatatgaaatataaaaacagagtACGTAGCCGCATCAGCAACCTTAAAGATCCAAAGAATCCAAATTTACGCAAGAATGTCCTGGGAGGAGCCATCGAGCTGAGTCGCATAGCCACCATGACTgcggag GAAATGGCCAGTGATGAGCTGAAGCAGCTGAGGAACATTCTGACTCAGGAAGCCATCCGCGAGCACCAGATGGCCAAGACCGGTGGCACAGTTACTGACCTGCTGCAGTGTGGCAAATGCAAGAAAAAGAACTGCACATACAACCAG GTGCAAACTCGGAGTGCTGATGAGCCGATGACCACATTTGTGCTGTGCAATGAGTGCGGAAACCGCTGGAAG ttttgctgA
- the tcea3 gene encoding transcription elongation factor A protein 3 isoform X8, protein MTREEDLIRIAKKLDKMVSRNNTEGALDLLRELQKFNMTLKLLQDTRIGMSVNGIRKHCRDEDVVSLAKILIKNWKRLLDSSHSQKAERPNEMKNGSGASTQSPGGPSPDTESSPKSSLNAPKKPVDKHRKEKTEVLFKKERQESDHKKEKHISNHTKERERMSVMDSSVSSSAAPLHPPKCSSVEVKKDRREAPDPQSPPHLLHLHHSLPAHIRKQQPEVKKDRRVAPETLTSQHSHSHHSSSHKRPEVPKERKKTPDQNAPLPPLPLHLHPPAPKQCVLEMKKLRKETVNPDAPLPPLPLHLHPSTLTKRPSVDMQKDKEKESKDKERFVSPHDKCRKEMPAPKRSAQQMISEHKKHSRDLGESKQAKRLSTDMKKDRRDSSDFSQQPPKKPVNDAKKERKDSTDSKSGQRQQSSDSKPQRRDSGNSKSVSSPLPKKLLEERRESHGPKLTLPGAIQRKVSTDSNDGRKSKPETPKTPSTPTTPLSPSFSPAGGPLSPHLLTGDSIRDKCIEMLSAALRTDDDYKYYGANCDAMAAEIEDHVYQEIKATDMKYKNRVRSRISNLKDPKNPNLRKNVLGGAIELSRIATMTAEVGNGQ, encoded by the exons ATGACACGAGAGGAGGACCTGATACGGATTGCGAAAAAGCTAGACAAAATGGTGTCTAGGAATAACACG gaagGTGCTCTTGACCTGTTGAGAGAATTGCAAAAATTCAATATGACCCTTAAGTTGCTTCAG GACACAAGAATTGGTATGTCTGTCAACGGAATAAGAAAGCACTGCAGAGATGAGGATGTCGTCTCCCTTGCGAAGATTCTTATCAAAAACTGGAAGAGGCTATTAG ATTCTAGCCATTCCCAGAAGGCTGAAAgaccaaatgaaatgaaaaatgggaGCGGGGCCAGTACACAATCACCTGGTGGACCTTCTCCAGACACAGAGTCGAG CCCAAAATCCAGTTTAAACGCTCCCAAGAAACCTGTTGATAAgcacagaaaagagaaaactgaGGTGttgtttaagaaagaaagacaagaaagtGACCACAAAAAGGAAAAGCACATCAGTAATCACACAAAGGAGAGGGAGAG GATGAGTGTTATGGATTCGAGTGTATCCTCCTCTGCTGCGCCTCTCCATCCTCCCAAGTGTTCATCAGTGGAAGTGAAGAAAGACAG GAGAGAGGCTCCCGATCCCCAGAGTCCTcctcatcttcttcatcttcaccaTTCTCTTCCTGCTCATATTCGTAAACAGCAGCCTGAAGTGAAGAAAGACAG GAGAGTGGCACCAGAAACTCTGACCTCTCAGCATTCTCATTCTCATCATTCCTCTTCTCATAAAAGGCCAGAGGTTCCTAAAGAGAG AAAAAAGACTCCAGATCAAAATGCCCCACTTCCTCCTTTGCCTCTTCATCTGCATCCTCCTGCTCCGAAACAATGTGTTTTAGAGATGAAGAaactgag gAAAGAGACTGTGAATCCTGatgctcctcttcctcctcttcctctccaccTTCATCCCTCTACTCTTACAAAGCGTCCTTCCGTAGACAtgcagaaagacaaagaaaaagaaagcaaagacaAAGAAAG GTTTGTTTCTCCCCATGATAAATGTAGAAAAGAAATGCCAGCACCAAAACGAAGTGCACAGCAGATGATATCTGAACATAAGAAACACAG CAGAGATCTGGGGGAGAGTAAACAAGCCAAAAGACTGTCTACAGACATGAAGAAAGACAG AAGGGATTCCTCGGATTTCAGTCAGCAGCCTCCGAAAAAGCCAGTTAACGACgcaaagaaagaaag gaaagaCTCCACTGACTCTAAGTCTGGCCAACGACAGCAGTCAAGTGACTCCAAACCTCAGAG AAGGGACTCGGGTAACTCAAAGTCTGTAAGCTCACCCCTGCCTAAGAAGCTCTTGGAGGAAAG GAGAGAATCTCATGGCCCTAAGTTGACTCTCCCTGGAGCTATACAGAGAAAGGTGTCCACGGACAGTAATGATGGAAG AAAAAGTAAACCTGAGACCCCGAAGACACCCAGCACCCCGACTACCCCTCTGTCCCCTTCCTTTAGCCCTGCTGGCGGTCCTCTCTCCCCTCACCTGCTCACTGGGGACTCCATCAGGGACAAGTGCATTGAAATGCTGTCAGCTGCACTACGCACAGATG ATGACTACAAATATTATGGAGCAAACTGTGATGCCATGGCAGCTGAAATTGAGGATCAT GTCTACCAGGAGATTAAAGCCAcagatatgaaatataaaaacagagtACGTAGCCGCATCAGCAACCTTAAAGATCCAAAGAATCCAAATTTACGCAAGAATGTCCTGGGAGGAGCCATCGAGCTGAGTCGCATAGCCACCATGACTgcggag GTAGGAAATGGCCAGTGA